Genomic segment of Zootoca vivipara chromosome 4, rZooViv1.1, whole genome shotgun sequence:
TTACTGCATAGGTACTCTTAGGATAAGAAAATAATATTTGCTGATGAGCTACATTTGGTTTCATAAAATATATTAGATTCAACCCAAAGGGATATTGTTCAAGACTCCCTGTGGGTGATTTTCTGCTCTCAGGATGCTAAGGGTGTAAAATAAAATTGGTGCAAATGTGTCCCTCCTGCCATTGGCTCAAAGGCTCTTTTATGAACagaagggatttttttccccgcATTGTGGAAGAACATGTCTGGAGCCAACTCTACTTATTCTTAAATaagtttaatgctgtattgttttaatattcaattggaagccacccagagtggctggggagactcagccagatgggcagggtacaaataaaaaaatattattattgaactTAAAGAATAATCATCAATATACGGTAATTATCCTTGCAGGAGAAAAGTCTAGTGAGAGTAGCAAAATTTAAAGGAATTCACCCTCCCCtgttaaatacagtcatacctcggtttgagtacagcggtacctcgctttaagtacacaattggttccagaagtctgtactcaacctgaagcgaactttcccattgaaagtaatggaaagtggattaatctgttccagacgggtccgcggagtacttaaaccgaggtatgactatactttcagtttaagtacttcatggaaccgtctggaacggattaatccactttccatgggaaagttcgcttcaggttaagtacagacttccggaaccaattgtgtacgtaaaccaaggtaccactgtactatgaaatgACTCTAACATTGATTACTTAGTAGTCTAGCTTTAGAAAATTGAGTTGGTTTTTCATGCCAACCTTCTGGTTGGTCTCCAGGTGATGGGCGATGttaggttttcaacattgcaatgtaGCACCAGACCGAACATCGCACTCTGGCAAAACACTGCAATGttgaaacaagctgcattggccccAGCCCGTGAGGCGCGGTCTGAAATTGCTGCAGCTTTCACCATGGGAGCTAAGGCAGTTTCACCCCAGGGGCGGAGGAGCTCCTGCCCTCCGGCTGACATCTCTGTTGAAGGGCAGGCAGCCACATGCCCTTGAATGGAGATGTTTATAGGAGCCCCCACCCTGCCTCCAACTCACACCAGCTGTGTGCAAGGCTCCCTCCGCCTTGGCCGGCAGACAAGCGATCTCTTTCTCCTGGGAGCGAGACAGAGGAAGCCCTACTGATGGAACCTGACAGGCGCCATCTGCAGGGCTCCCTCAAGTGCAACGGACCCTGCCTCCAGCTGGTACAAGCCAGAGGCCAAGTGGGGCTCCGTTGAGGAGCAGGAGCTGCATGCCTCTGAACAGATAAGTTGTGGGGAGccgagggagaaacaagctacaTCGGCCCTGGCCAAtgtagcttgttcctccctcagtGGTATGAGGACCAGAGGCGGTGGTATATTTTGGGTGAAACCGCCACTGCTCCAGAGTCCCTCTGCCGCAGCTCGTTTCTCCTTCATGCGTTGGGTGCTGGTGGCAGAGGGACTCAGCAGAGGCAGTTTCACCCACACTATACTGCTGGGTGAAGCAGCCGCCACTTCTAGTCCTGAGTGATGTATCAATACATCGCCAAGgcctgctcccatcatcccagagcaTTTGTCATGcatgactgatgggagctgtagtccccaaacacttGCAAGACAAAAAGTTATGGGAAGGCCGCTAAAGTGggaacaacatttaaaaatggtTAATGACATTACTTCTTTGGtaaatttaaaacaaactaaGCCACAGCCTGCAATTCCTGCTTATGCCCTGCCCCAGAATAAAGGAGTATAGCCAGAAAAGAGAAGTTGCAGCTACTAATTATAAACTCTGCCAAATGAAGTTTGATAATCAAGACATAATTCCACATTTATTTCTTTGCCTCCATTCCTTGGGAGTATCTTAAATATAAAGCCTTTGCACTGTCTGTAGTTACTCCATACCCAAATGCTTAAGATTAAAACCATAAACTGCAAAACAACATCTTTATTAAAGAtgtgtaaaaagaaaaggaaacatttaCACAGGGAGCAACGTTCAAAGGCATTCCTGGAAACCTAACCAAGGTAATTTGATATTTTCATTCTCTTCTGTAGATTTTCTTAGAAATCTCTGGAAATAGTGAAGAGGCATTATGTAAAATGCTAAATAAATGAAgctccacaacacacacacacaaagctaaacacaaacatacattcattttttttttaaaaaaagaatctgtaCATCAGTGACTTCCATAATACCATGCTTTGTGTAGTAGCACcggaggggcagggagagaagcaaCATACCGCCACGCAAATGGCTGTAATCCAGACTCAGGGACAGGACTGGCCAGCTTCTGCTTGCagtttcatttcttcttttctcaAAGGGAAAGCATCAatgagagcaaagagctcagcaGGAGTCGCTGGGAAAGGATATCGTTCTTTGTCCACACCATGTTTATCAACCACCACCATATTGAAGTTATAGTGGGGAATGCGGAGTAACAACCTGAAAATATGGAGAGAAGCAGCtggtttacttttaaaataagcaGCTACATTACATGTATGTTCACCATGTGCTGTTGCCCTGAGCACCTTTTGCTCCTCACGCTGCACCTGCCAGCCCCATGCTGCTTTGAAAGTCCGAACCCACATCCCAGCTTTGCAAAGCAGTGTGGGCCTAGCAGGGCGTAACAACCAGGTATCCCTCCAATCAGTCCAATCCTAACTGATTGGAAGGACACCTGCCCTGTTGTGTTCCCTGCACCCCAGGCACCATGAAGACATGCTCCGCCGCTGAATGGCCATACCTATCCATTGCAATGAAGTATGAGAAAGAACAATGCCCCTTTTCAgatattttttaaagtgaaagaAAGATTATGCACAACTGGCCACAGTCAGCCAGTCAATATACAATTTAAGACCATGAATTTTAAAGCATGTATTAAAAAGACAATTGTCCAATCTTCAAATAAAAGCTGCTACACTCAATCTTGCACAAGTTATCGTGTTACATCTATGAAAGTTGCTCAATATTTTGTccactggttgttgttttcagaAGGACCACGCCTTCTGTTTTTATCACTGTGTTGATAAAAGCCTGCCCATCCCTACTTCCTCTTTACAACCTTGAGAGTAAGCAGCACCAGCCACTGATGCAGTGCTgaaaactcccatcatttcccTACTCTTCCAAATGACTGGTATATGCGCAGTGGGGCCACTACATTCTTATGAGCAGAAAAGACCCTCCTAACCCTGAAACACAGTGCAAACTGACCTTGTGCAACACATTTGTGCTGAGGAAAAGTAGAACAACCACTGGTTCCCCTTGCAATAGGGTTTGAACTCAACACTAGCATGATCCTGCCAATTATGTCCTGGTATCAATATGAGCTATGACCCTCAATTGTGGAATGAAGCAGCTGATCCCCTTATTCTGCAATGGAGAGGTAGCTAACCTGGGGCGCTCCTGATGTTGGGTCCAGCTCCCATTGTAGTTAATGGTCAAACGGCTGGAGTTAGACTCCAGCAACATCGGAGGGCCAGAGGTTTACCACCCTGATATAGTGGCAACTTGAGCATCCCATTTGTACAGCTCTAAGCATAGGAAAAGCCAATCTTCTGTAGTAAGTAGagcagcatttccacccccagctGCCATGGAAGAAGCATGCATGGTGTTTATCATATAACTTTTGAGTCTACAAAGGCAGGCTTTTATGTGGGCTGGACATAGTAATTGGTATAAAACAGAGCTCTGCTTCAGAAAAATGGATCGCAAGATTAAACATCAGAACATGCATATACTTTCTATACACTGCTTGGTGACTATAAAATTTGCACCACGTCTCCTTGAGAAATATTCTCCAACCCATGCAGAATTTATGTTCAGGGATTCGGTTTGCTCAAGGGAATCTCACATTGTTAGTTTTGTTTTCAACAAATATTGTGCTTCCCTAAAAGTGCAATCAAGACATTAAAGggcaatattggggtgggggaacaatTCTGGATTATTATCAACAGAGAGTTTTTAATTTACCTGAGTTGCAAAGCCAGCGCAGGAGGCATCAGTCTCAAGCCTATTCTTCCCAGCTGTGCTGGATAGACTCCAACCAACTCAATCACAGTCACGTGCCGGAGATCTAAACCACACAGCGCTGGCTAAAGTAATAAAGATATGAATTGGAGATAAACATCAAGTGGATTAATCGTAATGGGAGTTTCTGCAATGTGTGCTTAATATTATGGTCCTGTAATGTAAGGGACTCTCAAGACTTATATAAAAGTTAATGCACTGTTAAAGACACGGTTCATCTACCCTATTTTGGGAGCTAAAGTGGAGCTGTGCCTCACCTGCAGCATTCCCAATTGCAATCTATAGAAGTAATTGGCTGCAGTCGGAGTGGATATAATGAGCAGCCTCCGTTTCTCATAAAACTGGTCCAGGAGGGCTGCTGCAGTCCTCACGCCAACATTAATGTTCATGGCTGAAATTACAAGCAAGAAGATAATGATAATCATGATAATAGACCTCTTTTCAACCTTAACTGGAGATAATGGCAACTGATTTGGTCATGGAATTCAACAGAGGACAGAGCAGATTGAAAGAAGCCATAATGTTCTCAAACACCAAGGTTTTAAATGGTAGCTCAATTCTTAACAGCAACAGAAAACTCAAAAGCAAGATGTGCAGCCTGAGACTATGCATTTTAAACATAAGCAAATCCCTCTGGTTTCAACTGAATTCACTCCCAGATAAAGCCCTGAAGGGTTATAGCCTTAGATCTTTTCTGGATTATCAGAAATTTGCACAAGTTCAGGAAATGTACAGTTGTTGTTCATTTCTGGTAGAGGATCCGGACAAATTCTGCTGCAGATACTTGTGTTGCAGAGATGTTATTTTTTCCAGTGTTCAAACTAGCATGTAAACATGTCATGACGATTATTGAAAATTGCCTTGTGGTGGCATGTACATTACAAGCACTCTCTTTGGATAACTAACCCCCCACCTATTTGTGTCATTAGATCATGAGGCAGACTTTGACATGGGCAGGCAAACTGTGAACTTCCATATGTTGTAGGACTCCAGTTTCTATCAGACCTAGCCAGgaaatcagggatgatgggaattatgaTCCAACAAAAGCTAGGAGGCCACATGTTGCTATCTCTGCTTTAACGGATTGGTTAAAAGTATTTTTCTTCCCTACACAAAATATGCAAGAGATTCAAATAAGGCAAGCATTCAATCAAGAGAAGTCTTGACCTGACACCACACAGGCTCACAGAGTGTGTGGGGTCCTTGAAGCCTGTTTCATGCACAATCACCCAGCAATGCCTGTGATTACTGGGACACATCTGGGCAGTCCTGATTTTAGGGATTGGACACAATGCTACCTCTGCATGCAACATTAAGTAATGCCAAATATTATGACATTATACTGGCATATTGGTTTATCACATTCTAAATGTATGAGAACACCtttactgagttagaccattggctCATCAAAGGTTTCTCTACTCTTAATGGTACCACCTCTCCAGAATCTGAGGCAAGATTTTTCCTATCCTTTAAGATAGTTTAGCTAGCCATGCTGAGGGTTAAACCTGGGGCCTGGCTTGGGCTCCTCCCTGGTAAACACAGCTCGTAGGAAGTCTGCTAGCCATTAATGATACAGATGTTCATAATACTTAAGTGCTCTGCATACATATCTTGCCAAGTATCTTTGATCTAGCAGCCAGAATACAGGAAAAGAATCACACTTAAATCTTTTCACTCACAACCTGCAACAAATTACTGCTTCTTCCAGATGCTAAGTGGTATTTACTTTGCAAAATCTGCACATGTTTTGAGTTGGCAGGAGAATGTGGGCGGATGTTTGGTAATCAATTCCTatcaagaaagagaaagagatcaaTAGAATGAGAACAGGAGAGAGATGCAAAGAAATCTCAAGTCAGAGAAAGGAAATCCGTATATAATGGATGTAGCACAGACAGCTCTTTAATGTGTGTGTTAAGTAAAGCTGCTTCTTTTACATATCCAGGCAGAGCTCCCCAGCACCCTTGCCTGCTAATGCTACATTGCAAGCTGTTTCTAAACATGAATATGAGTTTTTAAAACAGCTTGTAATGGGGAATATAAAACTGGTGATTAGGAAATAACATAAAAACCTCACTGCATTTGTGCAACTTCCCACAAGCTTCTGTGGATCAGGGCGACTGAACACCTCTGGAAAAGGTGAGAAATGTCTTGGCATTAACACAATAAAATACCGCATTTAGGCTTAACCACAGATTTGTATCCCATGTTATCGTCAATAGACAGGTAAGTTTTATAACACGGAGATCATGATTCATTAGCAACATCTCACTTGCCTAACCCTGCATAAACAGCTTGCTATCCAAAACCCAGTGAACAATTGTAAGTGTTGAAGCGTGTGGAACAATTACAATGTTTGTGCTAAGCAAGTCTTCCCACAATACACACAATCCTGCCACCCCATGTGCTGCTCTTTTACTGGAATTATTCATTACGTACGTGTACAGGTTGGCTCCGTTCCTGACCAGCCTAAATTGTACTGACAAACTCGTGCTGGACTTCCCTGCAATTCGTATCCACCGATGCAGGAAAATTCACAGGTTGCGCCATAATTATCCCCGTCACCAGAGCATTTTATGTAGCCATTTTCTGGAGCATTCAGTTTCCCACAACGTCTGACTGTAAACACAAAATGAGGAGCATTCAGTGATTCATTTTCTCTCCAAATACATAACTACTATGAAATGAAAATGCCattgcatgggtttttttttttttttagccttcaGGAGACATCATCATCTTTTGATTTTATAATCGGTTTCACATATAGATTCATTAACACACACAGGTGTGTCATTCACATATATTAACTGATGCATGGTATAGCCTGATATTTCTTATATTGTTAACAGCCCTGAGCTTATGCTACACCAGCATGGCAGAGTTTAGACCTGACACACTCAATTGCTAATGCATAGAATAATGCTAATTGCTGCAATATGCAGAGACCATAGCTTCTAATACAACCTCTATATTACCAATTTCCTCTTGCAGTGGTACAAGACTCCCCCAAGAGCCATTTAGTGGCACAACAGCTAGAACTGTGGGCCCGGCTCTCTGCCTGTTTTTCCAAAGTATACATAGCAAGTGGAGCAAAGTATACATAGCAAGGGGGCTGCTCTGTTCCACTGCCCGAGCAAGGGCTGTTGCATAACCAgactgcagaataataataataataataataataataataataataataataaatttttatttataccccgccctccccagtcaaaaaccgggctcagggcggctgacaccaacagaattacaataaaacataaaaacaattaattaaaatacagattaaaataccgtattaaaatttaaagtgcagcctcaattcaagtattccataaatccaagccatgagggaggaaaaacacaggggtcaagctgagtctaacccaaaggccaggcggaacagctctgtcttgcaggccctgcggaaagatgacaaatcccgcagggccctggtctcctgggaaagagcgttccaccaagttggggccagtactgaaaaggccctggctctagtagaggccaatctagccatcttatggctcgggatctccagaatattgttgtttgtggaccttaaggtcctccatggggcatatcaggagaggcggtcccgtaggtacgagggtcccaagccgcatagggctttaaaggtcaaaaccagcaccttaaacctgatcctgtactccaccgggagccagtgcagctggtaaagcactggatgaatgtgatcccgcggcaagCAAGAAGACATTGCTATGTCCCAAACAACCCAGTACCTTTGTGATGCTAATTTTCTTATTGGTTGGTTCTGTGGTTTTAATGTTATGATTTTAACAACAGtattgagatttttttattttttgcaaaatgccCTATTTGGTGAAGGGtgatggcggcagcagcagcagcaataacaaagTATGCACAATTCCTGTTGCATATCAGTCACTAAGCTTGAACTCTCAGACAGGCTATTCTGTATGTAGAAGCCATTTCttaagcattgcttcctccaacacTAAAAACAAGGGCATTCCACTAATTATTCATAGCCGCTCTTATCAGCGACATACCCTGGTAGAACTCAAACTAGTGAAGATGGAACCATTCACAAGGGCTCTTTTTGGCACCTCTCGCCTAGCCATCATCAAAAACTGTGGAACATAGTTTTAattatgtgtatctgaagaagtgtgcatgcacacgaaagctcataccaaaataaaaacttagttggtctttaaggtgctactgaaggaattttttattttgtttcgactcagaccaacacggctacctacctgtaaatagtttTAATTACTTATTAAGATATTTCCATTATGCCCTTCACGAAAATGGTCACAGGATGATTTACACCCAATTAAGGCAACATAAAATATAGCACATAATAAAGATTAAAACAATTAATCAAACCTCAGAAATCAGCTTCCAAAAGCCCATCCCCCCAAAAGGGAGCAGTTTTTACCTGGcatctaaaaataaatacaaagtgGGGGCAAGTTTGCCGGTCTCAGTTTAGAACCTAGCTTAGGAAAATTGAATAGAGGCatatcattttaaatatattcccACATCAGGAAGTATAATGGAGTGATGCCACAACCTCCTGGCATTGTACCCACCTGGTTAAGGAAGATCACATGCACCAAATACCATCAGAGAAACTGCAAAagtaggagcagcagcagcagcagccatgctcCTCCAGGtaagatataaataaataggGCCTAACTTTGATGCCTGTGCTTCCCCCAACCCCAACAGCAAATGTTCTTACCTTTAACTTTAACATAAAATCTGCACGTTCCCTTATTCCCGGCTCTGTCAAACACAGTGTAGTGGATCTTGTGATCACCCTCTGAAAAATGTGATCCCGGTGGTAGTCCTTTCAAAATaacactaaaaagaaagaaaatgttgcaaagaataattattattgttgcagAGACAGGACCTTTTAGGGAATGCAATCTAGAAGATTCATGTTCAGTGTGCAGCTCAGATTATAGCAGTGCAATATATCCTTTTCCAAAATTGCCCACTGGCAGCAAATATAACAGAATGCAAAAACGGTCCCTATGGAGGTTTATCTGTAGATTTACTGCTGAAGCACAACCCCTGAATCAGAAATCACCTGTGCAGCCGGATTTGCTCTGCCTGTACCAAACAGACCAGGAACACTTGAAATACAAGTTCTATGGGCACATACAGACTTCCAGGGGTGAATGTGTATTAAATCCAACCCATATCTTTATATACTTTAGTTAGTTCACACATTTCCACTCACTCTGTCAAAATGCCATCTGCAGTGTCCCTTCCCTCTGGGGTTTCCCAGAACACTCTGGCTGTCAGTTTATTGGGCTCTGCAGTTTTCTCCTTTACACTTGGGCACTGGATTCTAGGCGGCTCCATATCTGAAAATAAACACACGGGTATAATAGCACAGCCACACTTGGTTTAAGATGATATCCTGCAGGCAAAGCAAACAGTGCAGAAATAATCTTGAACAAGTTAATCATCAAGCTGCTACCAGGACACTTAAAATTGACTCTGGCACAACATCAATAACACCAAATGGAGATTATTGGGGAAAAAGAAGGTATCATCTTGAGATTAAAAGCAAGCAGCTCAGGAAAGCACTGAAatggtttcacacacacacacacccttgttttttcttcttccatttttATGCACCTGAAAATTCCTCTAATCTCCAGAACTttctgatgttttttttaaaagcactttataTAAAAATTACTTTTCAGTGTATTGATGCATTCTAATTATTGAATATCTACTTTATTCTAGAGAGCAGTTCTGAATGCAAAAGGTCTACTTGCATGTTTAGAGGCAACTTCACCTAGACACCTCTAAAAACATTTTGTATGAATTTTGCCACCTAAATGCAATGTAAGGCTATTGACAGTATCCTGTATCAAAGGGCTGGGTCCTACTATATGGGCCCAATGACACAGGCTTCCTGATGCATGATGTTTTGAGCAGTCCTCTCTTTcagggaactcaccagaactcagttctggtacctctcaggtgggtgccattgccgccataacagaacaagggaggcgttcatggtgagttccggcacccctGTTTCctaaaaaatagcactgtttttGAGCATGATATATGCTGTGGGGAGGGATAGGAGAAGTAATGTAATGCATGAAGCAGCATTAAAGAGTCAGTACACTAGATTGCTCTCCCACTGCAGGGCAGCTGCTCCCTGTTCATTGCAAAGGAGTCTTCTGGTACACTTCCTATTAGCAGAAGGTGGTGGTTCATTATACAACTGCAGCCCTTCTCAATGAAGTCTGAGAAAGGACACACAAAATGACATGTAGCTGCTGGTGCAAAATTGTCAGTGCAAGCTGCTTGCAATGCACATGAGAACAAGCAGTTCTGCGGGTAAAGCAGTTGTGTGTGTGAGGACCCAAATTCTCAGTGCTTAAGCTATTACCTAAATATGTGCATACACAGAATTAAATGAAACGAGGAACGTTCCTGGAAAACGCAGTGTTTCTGATATGTGTTTATGAGTCTCCTATAGCAGAGGACCATCGTTCCCCCGTATTACTATTAATTTCAGCTACTTAAGACACCAGACTTCGGTTACTATAGGAACTGCATCTCCAAGCACTCATGGATCAGTGAACTCTTCTTGCTGGACCACAGTGTTTTAAGCCATTTTAACTGCTTAGACATAATCGCtatacaagcacacacacaagccccTGTCTTCCCATTAATTTGTAATGGAGAGGGCAGAATTATGAGAAGTCATGACTAATTGGAACTTCCTCAACTGGGATTTCTTATCTGcagcaatgttttttttaaaaaagccacaaaTTTAATTTGAGCCACATAAGGAGAAACTATTAAACCAAATAAATGAAAGACAGTGAGACACCGTTTCAGCAAAGTCATCCTAGACAGCCTCCAATGTTGTTTCACAAACATTTTCACAAAGGTCAGAAGAGCATCGACAGGAGATAACAGACACTGGAGTGTccctgatattattatttttttaatgataaaatGTTTCATATCCGGTAGTGTCATCTTTACTTTCAGAGTGCAAAAGTGTGCACTGCAGTTCTGCCAGGCTGGTAGGTTTGTGAGAAAATAATCTATCAAACCCACTGTCAAGCCATTTAAAGAGAAATCGTTTACTtctatcccaccctccctccgagGAGCGCAGGGGTAGCCACCTGTGGTTCTTATGCACCTTTGTTTACCcttgcaacaaccttgtgaggtagactGGATtgaagaatagtagtagtagtagagtttcatggctgagtgggaatttgaacccaggtctcccacaCCCTAACAATGCACTACCCCTCTTCTCAATATACACTCTATAGCCCAGGGCTGGGGAGCCTGTgcactccagatgctgctggactacaactcccatcatccctgaccatgggcaaGCTCTGAATCTAGTTTTAGCTGCAGCAATATAACTGCAAAGCAGCAGTTGTGCTGCTACGGTGGGCAATCTCTGCACATCCTCCCAGGCCACACTTACCAACACAAGAAGCTGGTCGTCCACTCCAAAGTTTGTTATCCATACATTGTACTATTCGGTCTCCTTTTAATTGGTATCCTGGTGAACAATAATACTCACACCTGGAGTTATAATATGCACCATCTAAACACTTGAATCCTCCGTTACCTGGCATCGAAAGGGTTGGGCAACGTTTttctacaggggggggggggagacatcaaATTACtgaggatattttttaaaaaaaactttgcactATATGCAAAGATATACCTATTCACCGAAAAGCAGTACATCAAATGCATGTCAGTGTTGATTAAGTGATAAAATATGAGGACTTTCAAAGCAATGCACTACTAGTGGAGTCACTTTCCAATACTTCACCCTGCAGCTCTCATGTGTTCTTCATGGTTAATGTACATGTAACATGAAACAATCTTCCAGTCCAAAGCTGATGGCACGTCAGTGGAGGCCTTGAATTTGCATGATCCAAAGCCCCAGCTGTTGCTCCCAGGAAAGGTAAGAAAAATCCTGGAACTGGTGggcttattctctccccccccccattagggccaatgagagagagaaaataatggcTGGAATAACCCCCTGGCAAACACACCGTCTACCTCTGCCAAAGTAATGGATGCAGGGGGTACTTCGCTTCTCATGTACGCACTTTGAAATGGCTGCATTGCCTTTAAAACATGAGCACACACAGACTAAGGCACAGATCCCAAAGTAAGTGagcagtcctgccccccccccctgccccgggTCTGCTGTGGAAATGCTCAGGGAAGAGGGAATTGCCAAAACTCAAGTGGACAGCCTTATGTTGGACGGTGATCCCAACGAATTGAGCATTAAGCTTTCAAAACAGATCTATGCATATGTGtgtttatctctctctttcttgagTGGCTTGTTTGAGCCATCTAGAGCTGGCAGGCACAAAAGGGACATTATCAAGGTGTGCCTTGTTTTGCTGCTATATTACACTTGGAGCAATTTGTGCTTTGGATTAACCTGGGAATGGTGATGTTGAAGGCAACGAAGTGTATTTCCATATTGTAAAACTGGGTCTTATTTAGCTGTCCTGGCAAGGATATTGTtacaaaaaaagtatttaaaatattcTGCTTTAAGACAGTAGATGGTGAGGCTGTTAAGAGCTCACATATCAGCATTTATACAACCCTATAGTggggtggggctggtgagagTGTGAGTCCTACAACACCTGGAGGATCCCCACAGGTTCCCTAGCATTGTGGTAGGAGATTGTCCTTGGTGACCGCCTTGCGGATGTTTTCTGTAtgtgcaacaaaaacaaaaacaaagcattgaTAAAAGTGCATAGAGAAACAGAG
This window contains:
- the SRPX gene encoding sushi repeat-containing protein SRPX isoform X1; its protein translation is MRSPSVCLAAFLLAVGARVSLAYQGSGYSPLEDDEDVYAHNRYKDTPWCSPIKVKYGYASCRSPHGGYYKNVLGTKCDIRCQKGYELHGPQELMCQSNKRWSGKVLCKQKRCPTLSMPGNGGFKCLDGAYYNSRCEYYCSPGYQLKGDRIVQCMDNKLWSGRPASCVDMEPPRIQCPSVKEKTAEPNKLTARVFWETPEGRDTADGILTDVILKGLPPGSHFSEGDHKIHYTVFDRAGNKGTCRFYVKVKVRRCGKLNAPENGYIKCSGDGDNYGATCEFSCIGGYELQGSPARVCQYNLGWSGTEPTCTPMNINVGVRTAAALLDQFYEKRRLLIISTPTAANYFYRLQLGMLQPALCGLDLRHVTVIELVGVYPAQLGRIGLRLMPPALALQLRLLLRIPHYNFNMVVVDKHGVDKERYPFPATPAELFALIDAFPLRKEEMKLQAEAGQSCP
- the SRPX gene encoding sushi repeat-containing protein SRPX isoform X2; translated protein: MRSPSVCLAAFLLAVGARVSLAYQDTPWCSPIKVKYGYASCRSPHGGYYKNVLGTKCDIRCQKGYELHGPQELMCQSNKRWSGKVLCKQKRCPTLSMPGNGGFKCLDGAYYNSRCEYYCSPGYQLKGDRIVQCMDNKLWSGRPASCVDMEPPRIQCPSVKEKTAEPNKLTARVFWETPEGRDTADGILTDVILKGLPPGSHFSEGDHKIHYTVFDRAGNKGTCRFYVKVKVRRCGKLNAPENGYIKCSGDGDNYGATCEFSCIGGYELQGSPARVCQYNLGWSGTEPTCTPMNINVGVRTAAALLDQFYEKRRLLIISTPTAANYFYRLQLGMLQPALCGLDLRHVTVIELVGVYPAQLGRIGLRLMPPALALQLRLLLRIPHYNFNMVVVDKHGVDKERYPFPATPAELFALIDAFPLRKEEMKLQAEAGQSCP